Proteins found in one Lysinibacillus fusiformis genomic segment:
- a CDS encoding methyl-accepting chemotaxis protein: MKIIEALALATPYIHLALKQEAIVAVVEKESETVVKYLAGKRVDSGYHDGQKVNANDQNVFIAFNGQNADVVIPEDVYGVAINAFSFPIRENGQVVGALAFGLPIDNELKLEDYMGTMDKIVNSLQDKVHTIASHSEELAATSEEINKQAQHALEDSEKTNAVTDLIKSISRQTNLLGLNASIEAARAGQHGAGFNIVAQEVRKLSFETSSATENIESSLRNINRNLDNLKQNMGQINDATNEQAQLVQDFSEIIEELTVLSREMKGFMHNALK, from the coding sequence ATGAAAATTATTGAAGCTTTAGCCCTTGCAACACCTTATATTCATCTAGCATTAAAGCAAGAAGCCATTGTAGCTGTTGTCGAAAAGGAAAGTGAAACAGTCGTTAAATATTTAGCAGGTAAACGTGTGGATTCAGGCTATCATGATGGACAAAAAGTGAATGCCAATGACCAAAATGTTTTCATCGCCTTTAATGGACAAAATGCAGATGTGGTGATACCAGAGGATGTTTACGGCGTAGCAATCAATGCTTTTTCATTCCCCATTCGTGAAAATGGTCAAGTAGTAGGTGCATTAGCTTTTGGCTTACCAATAGATAATGAACTCAAGCTTGAAGATTATATGGGTACGATGGATAAGATCGTCAACAGTCTACAGGATAAAGTACATACAATTGCTTCCCATTCTGAGGAATTAGCGGCCACTAGTGAGGAAATTAATAAGCAGGCACAACATGCTCTAGAGGATTCTGAAAAAACAAATGCCGTGACAGATTTAATTAAAAGCATTTCTCGTCAAACTAATTTACTAGGTTTAAATGCATCCATCGAGGCTGCTCGCGCTGGACAGCATGGTGCTGGCTTTAATATTGTGGCGCAGGAAGTTCGAAAACTGTCCTTCGAGACATCTAGCGCTACTGAAAATATAGAGTCGTCCTTACGGAATATTAATAGAAATCTAGATAATTTAAAGCAAAATATGGGACAAATCAATGATGCAACGAATGAGCAAGCACAGCTCGTACAGGATTTCAGCGAAATTATTGAAGAGTTAACCGTACTTAGCCGAGAAATGAAAGGCTTTATGCATAATGCGTTAAAATAA
- a CDS encoding phosphate/phosphite/phosphonate ABC transporter substrate-binding protein → MLSVFLMACGNEASSTSNTDKTVETSTDAGGNESVEKLTIGFVPSRNPDEIITATEPLKGLLKDELAKLGFDVEEIDITVGTNFEAVGEALSAGTTDIGLIPGGTYVLYDDGAEVILTATRAGLNNDSDNPVDWNQNKPTAPTTTQATSYRAILVAGPSEKGKALAAKVNNGEKLTFEDLNTVTWNVMSSSSPAGYIYPTLWLHENFEKTIPDLAKVVQADSYGSAFARLAAGQTDVLVTYADARRDYEESWQGEFDRSASIWEETDLLGVMPAIYNDTISVSKNSKVMTEDLKKAVQQAFINIGNTDKGKEVIAIYSHEGYQAAKDRDYDNERKAQELVQNLGSN, encoded by the coding sequence ATGCTTTCTGTATTTTTGATGGCATGTGGAAATGAGGCTTCGAGTACATCGAATACTGATAAAACGGTCGAGACATCTACTGATGCAGGTGGCAATGAATCTGTAGAAAAATTAACGATTGGCTTTGTGCCTTCGCGTAATCCAGATGAAATCATTACAGCAACGGAGCCTTTAAAGGGGCTACTGAAGGACGAGCTAGCAAAATTAGGTTTTGATGTAGAGGAAATCGATATTACGGTAGGTACAAACTTTGAAGCAGTAGGGGAAGCCTTATCCGCAGGTACTACCGATATTGGCTTAATTCCTGGTGGGACTTATGTGCTTTATGATGATGGTGCAGAAGTCATTTTAACCGCTACACGTGCAGGCTTAAATAATGATTCGGATAATCCAGTTGATTGGAATCAAAATAAACCAACTGCACCGACAACAACACAAGCCACTTCGTATAGAGCCATCTTAGTAGCAGGTCCATCTGAGAAAGGCAAGGCATTAGCAGCAAAAGTCAATAACGGTGAAAAATTAACGTTTGAGGATTTAAATACTGTTACTTGGAATGTGATGTCCTCTTCCTCACCAGCAGGCTATATTTACCCAACACTATGGTTACACGAGAATTTCGAAAAGACGATTCCTGATTTAGCGAAGGTTGTCCAGGCCGATTCCTATGGTAGTGCCTTTGCACGTTTAGCGGCAGGACAAACGGATGTTTTGGTCACATATGCAGACGCACGTCGTGATTATGAGGAAAGCTGGCAAGGCGAATTCGACCGCTCTGCTTCTATTTGGGAGGAGACAGATTTACTCGGGGTAATGCCAGCCATTTATAACGATACGATTAGCGTAAGTAAAAACTCAAAGGTTATGACGGAAGACTTGAAAAAGGCCGTTCAACAGGCATTCATCAATATTGGCAACACGGACAAAGGGAAAGAAGTGATTGCAATCTATAGTCATGAAGGCTATCAGGCAGCAAAGGATCGTGATTATGACAATGAGCGTAAGGCACAAGAATTAGTGCAAAATTTAGGTTCGAACTAA
- the phnE gene encoding phosphonate ABC transporter, permease protein PhnE, translating to MNAIEKQLQLEPNRRMSYIMTIGIVCLLFIWSVTTIHFENVSVNGTKIAKNIFVGLLNPDWSLIVNWTTAGIPYLLIETMAIAFLGTIVGALLAIPLAFLSASNIVPKPIAFIVRLLLIIIRTIPAIVYGLMFIRVTGPGPFAGVLTMSLTSIGMLSKLYVDVIEDLDKSILESMEAIGCTLMEKIRYGIWPQLTALFLSIVIYRFDMNLRDATILGLVGAGGIGAPLIFAMNAYKWSEVGSILLGLVLLILIVEYVSNRLRMKLVKG from the coding sequence ATGAATGCTATCGAAAAACAATTACAGTTAGAACCAAATCGACGCATGTCATACATCATGACAATTGGAATTGTATGTCTGTTATTTATTTGGTCTGTAACAACCATTCATTTTGAGAATGTATCGGTAAATGGCACAAAAATTGCTAAAAATATATTCGTAGGGCTGCTGAATCCCGATTGGTCATTAATCGTCAATTGGACAACGGCAGGCATACCTTATTTATTAATCGAAACAATGGCTATTGCGTTTCTTGGTACAATTGTTGGTGCATTGCTAGCCATTCCCTTAGCCTTTTTGTCGGCTTCTAATATTGTGCCGAAGCCTATTGCTTTTATCGTACGATTGCTGTTAATCATCATTCGTACGATCCCTGCCATTGTCTATGGTCTCATGTTCATCAGAGTCACTGGTCCTGGTCCATTTGCTGGTGTCCTAACCATGTCATTAACCTCCATAGGGATGCTGTCCAAGCTCTATGTTGATGTAATTGAGGATTTAGATAAAAGTATATTAGAATCGATGGAAGCAATCGGTTGTACATTAATGGAGAAAATACGGTATGGCATTTGGCCACAGCTAACAGCGTTGTTTTTATCCATCGTGATCTATCGCTTTGATATGAATTTGCGAGATGCAACCATACTCGGCTTAGTTGGAGCAGGTGGAATCGGTGCACCATTAATTTTTGCGATGAATGCCTATAAATGGTCTGAGGTAGGATCTATATTATTGGGGCTTGTGCTACTTATTTTAATCGTGGAGTATGTTTCGAATCGCTTGCGAATGAAGCTTGTCAAAGGGTAA
- the phnE gene encoding phosphonate ABC transporter, permease protein PhnE, whose protein sequence is MQWKLLSPKKIVLPNGKEVLEKRSFIPGVWLILFILTVLAIRITGFSLDILVNRIQQFFVILQQMIPPNWGYLSKLWQPLFDTIKMSLFGSIAGALCALPIAILAATNITKQKGLAMMCKFILSLLRTLPTLIIALIATFIFGLGTMAGTVAIFLFTIAYVGKLLYEQIENANMEAYEAMQSMGLTTMQAFRYAILPQILPNYLSTSLFCFEGNVRYASILGYVGAGGIGLLLNESLGWRSYENVGMILLMLVCTVFLIETTSEYFRKKLM, encoded by the coding sequence ATGCAATGGAAGCTGCTATCACCGAAAAAAATAGTATTGCCTAATGGCAAAGAAGTACTGGAGAAACGTTCGTTCATACCGGGCGTGTGGCTTATTCTATTCATTCTAACCGTACTTGCTATTCGAATTACGGGCTTTAGCCTAGATATTTTAGTTAACCGAATACAACAGTTTTTTGTCATCCTACAACAGATGATTCCGCCAAATTGGGGCTATTTATCAAAGCTATGGCAGCCCCTCTTTGATACGATTAAAATGTCATTATTTGGTTCGATTGCAGGGGCTCTATGTGCCTTACCAATCGCTATACTTGCTGCGACCAATATAACAAAGCAGAAAGGATTGGCGATGATGTGCAAGTTTATTTTAAGTTTGCTTCGAACTTTACCAACCTTGATTATTGCTCTAATTGCGACATTTATTTTTGGGCTTGGCACGATGGCAGGCACTGTAGCCATTTTCTTATTTACCATTGCCTATGTTGGCAAGCTATTATATGAGCAAATAGAAAACGCTAATATGGAAGCCTATGAGGCCATGCAGTCGATGGGATTAACGACCATGCAAGCATTTCGTTATGCCATCTTGCCACAAATTCTTCCTAACTACTTGTCGACCTCCTTATTTTGCTTTGAAGGGAACGTTCGTTACGCATCTATTTTAGGGTATGTCGGTGCAGGGGGGATAGGTTTGCTGCTCAATGAAAGCCTAGGGTGGAGAAGCTATGAAAATGTGGGCATGATTTTGTTGATGCTTGTTTGTACCGTTTTTCTCATTGAGACAACGAGTGAATATTTCCGCAAAAAATTAATGTAG
- a CDS encoding GNAT family N-acetyltransferase, with amino-acid sequence MFNLERIMQLDIDYVKSFSEVEVCKEGVLFYNQAIPTYYDANHAQIWGKIEQPDLFLQNIKDFYQSKSLIPRIYLYNLEENHLCIEALETHGFQYEQFVNEIQYWNGEYTPLPPNSAIQIERVTDVNMEEALAVEMSIAAFGEPSLIKKAFEQTYHSSHFTYYLLRLDGVACCSANIFISGNQGRIESVATTESYRGRGLIGYMLQHIQQQSVKLGLDDLWILPISEQVAKVYEKANFQSVGSIASIHAFTEGKSIQDIRQQA; translated from the coding sequence ATGTTTAATTTAGAACGCATTATGCAGCTTGATATAGATTATGTGAAGAGTTTTAGCGAAGTGGAGGTTTGTAAGGAGGGGGTCTTATTTTACAATCAGGCTATCCCAACCTATTATGATGCAAATCATGCACAGATTTGGGGGAAGATTGAACAGCCGGATCTATTTTTACAAAACATCAAAGATTTCTATCAATCAAAGTCTCTGATTCCACGAATTTATTTGTATAATCTTGAAGAAAACCATTTATGTATAGAGGCATTAGAGACGCATGGCTTTCAATATGAGCAATTTGTGAATGAAATTCAGTACTGGAACGGTGAATATACGCCACTTCCACCTAATTCTGCCATCCAAATTGAGCGTGTAACGGATGTGAATATGGAGGAAGCATTAGCAGTAGAAATGAGCATTGCTGCTTTTGGGGAGCCTTCTTTAATAAAAAAGGCATTTGAGCAAACGTATCATTCATCACATTTTACGTATTATTTATTAAGACTAGATGGGGTGGCGTGCTGTTCGGCAAATATTTTTATATCAGGAAATCAAGGAAGGATTGAAAGTGTTGCAACAACGGAAAGCTATCGAGGACGTGGTTTAATCGGCTATATGCTGCAGCATATCCAACAGCAATCAGTCAAGCTGGGATTGGACGATCTTTGGATATTACCGATTAGTGAACAGGTTGCCAAGGTCTATGAAAAGGCAAATTTTCAATCGGTGGGCTCCATTGCATCCATCCATGCATTTACTGAAGGGAAGAGCATTCAAGACATTCGCCAACAGGCTTAA
- a CDS encoding flotillin family protein, with protein MSTDILIVLGIVAFVLIALVGLYVTKYRTAGPDEALIVTGSYLGSKNVHKDESGNRIKIIRGGGTFVFPIFQQAQPLSLLSSKLEVTTPEVYTEQGVPVMADGTAIIKIGGSISEIATAAEQFLGKQKAEREAEAREVLEGHLRSILGSMTVEEIYKNRDKFSQEVQRVASQDLAKMGLVIVSFTIKDVRDKNGYLDSLGKPRIAQVKRDADIATADAEKETRIKRAEASKEAQKAELERATEIAEAEKENQLKVAEFRREQDIAKARADQAYELETARAKQEVTEQEMQIRIIERQKQIELEEKEILRREKQYDSEVKKKADADRYAVEQNAAAEKMRELAQADAEKYRIESLAKAEAEKIRLDGLAKADAERAQGETEADIIRLRGLAEAEAKRKIAEAFEYYGQAAVLDMVVRMMPEYAKELASPLGNIDKITVVDTGGGEGSGANKVTSYATNLMSTLQETLKETSGIDVKELIESYAGKHTLRPELEQIALGLEKKQAPEETKEAVEQS; from the coding sequence ATGTCAACCGATATTTTAATTGTTTTAGGAATTGTAGCATTTGTATTAATTGCCCTAGTCGGCTTATATGTGACAAAATATCGTACTGCGGGTCCTGATGAAGCACTGATTGTTACAGGTAGCTATCTCGGCTCTAAAAATGTACATAAGGATGAGTCGGGGAATCGCATTAAAATCATTCGTGGGGGAGGTACATTTGTATTCCCTATTTTCCAGCAAGCACAACCGTTAAGCTTACTTTCTAGTAAACTAGAAGTGACAACGCCTGAGGTGTATACAGAGCAAGGTGTACCTGTTATGGCGGATGGTACGGCCATTATTAAAATTGGTGGTTCTATTTCTGAAATTGCGACGGCAGCAGAGCAGTTTTTAGGAAAGCAAAAAGCGGAGCGTGAAGCGGAAGCACGTGAAGTGTTAGAAGGTCATTTACGTTCGATTTTAGGCTCCATGACGGTTGAAGAAATCTATAAAAACCGTGATAAATTCTCACAGGAAGTTCAACGTGTTGCTTCACAAGATTTAGCGAAGATGGGTCTTGTGATTGTATCCTTTACAATCAAGGATGTACGAGATAAAAATGGCTATTTAGACTCACTAGGGAAACCGAGAATCGCACAGGTAAAACGAGATGCTGATATTGCGACGGCAGATGCAGAAAAAGAAACACGTATTAAACGTGCAGAGGCGTCTAAAGAAGCACAAAAGGCAGAATTAGAGCGTGCGACAGAAATTGCGGAAGCGGAAAAAGAAAACCAATTAAAAGTAGCTGAATTCCGTCGTGAGCAGGATATTGCCAAAGCGCGCGCTGACCAAGCCTATGAGCTTGAAACTGCTCGTGCAAAGCAAGAAGTGACGGAGCAAGAAATGCAAATACGCATTATCGAGCGTCAAAAGCAAATTGAATTAGAAGAAAAAGAGATTTTACGTCGTGAGAAACAATATGACTCTGAAGTGAAGAAAAAGGCTGACGCTGATCGTTATGCGGTGGAGCAAAATGCTGCTGCAGAAAAAATGCGCGAGCTTGCTCAGGCTGATGCGGAGAAATATCGTATTGAATCCTTAGCAAAAGCAGAAGCAGAGAAAATTCGTTTGGATGGTCTTGCTAAAGCAGATGCAGAGCGAGCACAAGGGGAAACTGAGGCTGATATCATTCGTTTACGCGGTCTGGCGGAAGCTGAAGCTAAACGTAAGATTGCCGAAGCCTTTGAATACTATGGTCAAGCAGCTGTGCTGGATATGGTTGTTCGTATGATGCCAGAATATGCAAAAGAGCTTGCTAGCCCACTTGGTAATATTGATAAGATTACAGTAGTCGATACTGGTGGTGGGGAAGGCAGTGGCGCCAATAAGGTGACGTCTTATGCAACCAATTTAATGTCTACACTACAAGAAACATTAAAAGAAACTTCGGGTATTGATGTAAAAGAGCTGATCGAAAGCTATGCTGGAAAGCATACATTGCGTCCAGAATTAGAGCAAATTGCTTTAGGTCTTGAAAAAAAGCAAGCACCTGAAGAAACGAAAGAAGCGGTAGAGCAATCCTAA
- a CDS encoding GNAT family N-acetyltransferase, producing MQITINQDLALRMITPEDAEKVFALTDASREYLKEWLPWLDFTRELADTKAYIEGCIKGHKANSSLSLVILFNNEIVGIAGFNTINPSNKIGTVGYWLNEGAQGHGIMTKTVKALLQYAFETLKLHKVEIRVAEANHKSRAIPERLGFMQEGTIRAAEWLYDHYVDHVIYGLLVNEWQQQQ from the coding sequence ATGCAAATAACCATTAACCAAGATTTAGCTTTACGGATGATCACACCTGAGGATGCAGAGAAGGTTTTTGCATTAACGGATGCCTCTAGAGAATATTTGAAAGAATGGCTACCATGGCTAGATTTCACGAGGGAACTGGCGGATACGAAAGCCTATATTGAAGGCTGTATCAAGGGGCATAAAGCGAACAGTAGCCTCTCTCTGGTCATTCTCTTTAATAATGAAATTGTTGGCATTGCAGGCTTTAATACGATTAACCCTAGCAATAAAATCGGCACTGTTGGCTATTGGTTGAATGAAGGAGCACAAGGGCATGGCATCATGACCAAAACGGTAAAAGCTTTATTGCAATATGCCTTTGAAACATTGAAGCTTCATAAAGTAGAAATTCGAGTTGCTGAAGCCAATCACAAAAGTCGTGCAATTCCAGAGCGCCTCGGTTTCATGCAAGAAGGAACCATTCGCGCTGCTGAATGGCTCTACGATCATTATGTAGATCACGTTATTTATGGCTTGCTTGTAAATGAATGGCAGCAACAACAATAA
- a CDS encoding MFS transporter, giving the protein MDYIQKGTRAFHKANWALFLAGFITFANLYVTQPLLPTFSEVFHVSPAVASLSLSVTTFALAVSLIIVSSLSEAWGRKSLMTISIFAASILTLALAFSPNFETILVLRVVQGIVFAGLPAIAMAYLGEEMEPSSLGVAMGLYISGNSVGGLSGRVIIGTLTDHYNWHTGMMVLGGISLFVSILFVWMLPSSKHFSARPLQLKALTKTLLQHLRDPSMLCLYGMGFLLMGSFVTLYNYIGFKLMAPPYNLSATIVGWIFVIYLVGTFSSAWFGSLADRYGRQQMLLLAIAIMFAGALVTLNGLLTLKIIGITIFTFGFFAAHSIASGWVSKRASHDKAQASSLYLFFYYFGSSVGGTIGGVFWMKYGWIGVIAMIALFLFIACVLSFLLKRFIVRQRITT; this is encoded by the coding sequence ATGGACTATATACAAAAGGGTACGAGGGCGTTTCATAAAGCGAATTGGGCCTTATTTTTAGCAGGCTTTATTACTTTTGCTAACCTATATGTAACGCAGCCATTACTACCGACATTTTCAGAAGTATTTCACGTCTCACCAGCTGTAGCAAGTTTATCTCTTTCAGTAACTACCTTTGCGTTAGCAGTGAGTTTAATCATTGTCAGTTCGTTATCAGAAGCATGGGGAAGAAAATCATTGATGACGATTTCTATTTTTGCAGCTTCTATTCTGACCTTGGCACTTGCATTTTCACCTAATTTTGAAACAATTTTAGTTTTGCGTGTTGTACAAGGTATCGTTTTTGCTGGTTTGCCTGCAATCGCCATGGCTTATTTAGGAGAAGAAATGGAACCATCAAGCTTAGGGGTTGCCATGGGCTTATATATTAGCGGTAATTCAGTAGGGGGGCTAAGTGGACGAGTTATTATTGGTACATTAACGGACCATTATAACTGGCATACAGGCATGATGGTGCTTGGAGGAATTAGCCTCTTTGTTAGTATATTGTTTGTCTGGATGTTACCAAGCTCCAAACATTTTAGCGCACGACCTTTACAATTAAAAGCATTGACCAAAACCCTACTGCAACATTTAAGAGATCCTTCTATGCTATGTCTTTATGGGATGGGGTTTCTTTTAATGGGAAGCTTTGTCACACTTTATAATTATATTGGCTTTAAATTAATGGCGCCTCCCTATAATTTAAGTGCAACAATTGTAGGTTGGATATTTGTCATTTACTTAGTCGGGACATTTAGCTCAGCATGGTTTGGTAGTTTAGCTGATCGTTATGGACGACAACAAATGCTTTTGCTGGCCATTGCCATTATGTTTGCAGGAGCCTTAGTGACACTCAATGGACTCCTTACTTTAAAGATTATAGGGATAACAATTTTTACCTTTGGCTTTTTTGCAGCTCATTCAATCGCAAGTGGTTGGGTAAGCAAACGGGCATCACACGATAAAGCACAAGCATCCTCACTCTACTTATTTTTCTATTATTTTGGTTCGAGTGTTGGAGGAACAATAGGTGGCGTTTTTTGGATGAAATATGGTTGGATAGGTGTTATAGCGATGATTGCGCTGTTTTTATTCATTGCTTGTGTACTATCATTCTTATTAAAGAGATTCATTGTTAGACAACGTATCACAACATGA
- the phnC gene encoding phosphonate ABC transporter ATP-binding protein produces the protein MIEFKRVEKRYPNGLLALNQINLQIEQGEFVAIIGLSGAGKSTLLRCINKMHDITGGTLHVNHVNVHQLKGKSIRQLRRNIGMIFQSFNLVTRVSVLKNVLVSFVPNMPVWRKILGIFTKEEKRRALMALDQVGILDKAYVRVDQLSGGQQQRVALARTLAQNPQIILADEPVASLDPVTAKQVMEDFKRINQELNMTILINIHHVDLALAYATRVIGVRSGEIVFDGQADEINEETLAFIYHNTNQERGVTKYAMEAAITEKNSIA, from the coding sequence ATGATTGAATTTAAAAGGGTAGAAAAACGTTATCCGAATGGCTTACTTGCCTTAAATCAAATTAATCTTCAAATTGAGCAAGGTGAATTTGTCGCCATCATCGGCTTATCGGGTGCAGGGAAATCAACACTGCTACGTTGTATTAATAAAATGCACGATATTACTGGGGGAACCTTGCATGTCAATCATGTGAACGTGCATCAACTAAAGGGCAAGAGCATTCGCCAGCTACGCCGTAATATCGGCATGATTTTTCAATCTTTTAATCTTGTTACGCGTGTATCAGTCTTGAAAAATGTCCTTGTTTCCTTTGTACCGAATATGCCTGTTTGGCGAAAAATTTTAGGTATATTTACGAAAGAAGAGAAGCGTAGAGCGTTAATGGCTCTCGATCAGGTCGGTATTTTAGATAAGGCTTATGTACGTGTCGATCAGTTATCAGGCGGACAACAACAGCGCGTTGCCTTAGCGCGTACACTTGCTCAAAATCCTCAAATTATTTTAGCTGACGAGCCAGTTGCATCCCTTGACCCCGTAACAGCAAAGCAAGTAATGGAGGATTTTAAACGCATTAATCAAGAGCTAAACATGACCATTTTAATTAACATCCATCATGTAGATCTAGCATTAGCTTACGCAACACGTGTTATAGGCGTGCGTAGTGGTGAAATTGTCTTTGATGGGCAAGCAGATGAAATCAACGAGGAAACGCTTGCCTTCATCTATCACAATACCAATCAAGAGAGAGGCGTAACGAAGTATGCAATGGAAGCTGCTATCACCGAAAAAAATAGTATTGCCTAA
- a CDS encoding bifunctional metallophosphatase/5'-nucleotidase: protein MTVKTLQILATSDIHGYIMPTTFRNDHHEALGLAKLATIIEKKRLEMPTLLIDNGDFIQGSPMTFYHQKFQAQELNPLIQVANELQYDAMVFGNHEFNYGQQTLQSVISQSNFPWLGANIVTEDGKPFTKPYIIKEIEDVRLAILGVTTHFVEKWEEPLHIQGLHFEDAFSSASYWAKWIRANEQIDVLILCYHGGFERNLETGELLEAEDGENQGYRMCAEIEEVDIIISGHQHREISTKINGKSIVQPGSKGTCIAMIELEVVMDEQHTIQSIAHTPVLIYSSENTIPQKSVCQIISPTFEKTEAWLDETIGVIEGDLQIENPFLARIQEHPYIEFINRIQMAKSGASISCTALFHDERGGLKQAVTMRDIVTNYIYANTLKVLRLTGQDILQALEQSASYFTVEGGQLKVAEAFLHPKAQPYNYDMWEGIEYSFDISKPIGERVTKLLYNGKVINKDEEFNVVMSSYRATGAGNFDFLRTRPVVKEIQMDMTELIADYILKHPCIQATCNQNWQVQF, encoded by the coding sequence ATGACAGTAAAAACCTTACAAATACTTGCCACTAGCGATATTCATGGCTATATAATGCCCACTACTTTCCGAAACGACCATCATGAAGCACTGGGTTTAGCAAAGCTCGCAACCATCATTGAAAAAAAAAGACTTGAAATGCCTACCCTTTTAATTGATAATGGTGATTTTATTCAGGGAAGTCCCATGACTTTTTACCATCAGAAATTTCAAGCTCAGGAACTCAATCCATTGATTCAGGTCGCCAATGAGCTTCAATACGACGCCATGGTATTCGGTAATCATGAATTTAATTATGGTCAACAGACATTACAATCCGTTATAAGCCAATCGAATTTCCCATGGCTGGGAGCGAATATTGTTACGGAGGATGGCAAGCCTTTTACGAAGCCTTATATAATAAAAGAAATAGAGGACGTTCGACTAGCTATTTTGGGTGTGACAACACATTTTGTGGAAAAATGGGAGGAACCCCTACATATCCAGGGACTTCACTTTGAGGATGCCTTTTCAAGTGCTAGCTACTGGGCAAAATGGATTCGTGCGAATGAACAAATTGACGTGCTTATTCTTTGCTATCATGGGGGCTTTGAACGAAATCTTGAAACGGGAGAATTACTTGAAGCAGAAGATGGTGAAAATCAAGGATACCGCATGTGCGCAGAAATTGAAGAAGTAGACATTATCATTTCTGGTCATCAACATCGAGAGATTAGCACGAAGATCAATGGGAAATCTATTGTTCAGCCTGGTTCTAAAGGGACTTGCATTGCAATGATTGAACTAGAGGTTGTAATGGATGAGCAACATACGATTCAATCCATTGCTCATACACCTGTACTTATTTATAGCTCGGAAAACACGATACCTCAAAAATCCGTTTGCCAGATCATCTCTCCTACATTTGAAAAAACCGAAGCTTGGTTAGATGAAACGATTGGCGTGATTGAAGGAGATTTGCAAATCGAAAATCCTTTTCTGGCGCGTATTCAAGAACATCCTTATATAGAATTTATTAATCGCATTCAAATGGCGAAGTCTGGGGCTTCAATTTCTTGTACGGCTCTTTTTCATGATGAACGAGGTGGCTTAAAGCAAGCTGTCACCATGCGTGATATTGTTACAAACTACATTTATGCCAATACTTTAAAGGTACTTCGATTAACTGGACAGGACATCTTACAGGCCCTTGAACAATCGGCTAGCTATTTTACAGTCGAGGGAGGACAGCTAAAAGTCGCAGAAGCTTTTCTGCATCCTAAGGCACAGCCCTATAATTATGATATGTGGGAGGGAATCGAGTACAGCTTTGACATATCCAAACCTATTGGAGAACGTGTGACGAAACTATTGTACAACGGCAAGGTTATTAATAAGGATGAGGAATTTAATGTCGTAATGAGCAGCTATCGTGCTACAGGAGCAGGAAATTTTGACTTTTTAAGAACTCGCCCCGTTGTAAAAGAAATACAAATGGATATGACTGAATTAATTGCTGATTATATTTTAAAGCATCCCTGCATCCAAGCAACTTGTAATCAAAATTGGCAAGTACAGTTCTAA